In the genome of Ancylomarina subtilis, one region contains:
- a CDS encoding cation:proton antiporter yields the protein MFDSFVIVLAFSALFSLINTKYLKLSPTIGMMILALVMSVFILLVKEFAPSVYQFIPTFERDIHFREFLLEIILSFLLFAGAMHINIKDLQKQRKAVFVFAIFGTLISTFLVGTLTFYAAHLFSLNIPYVYSLLFGALISPTDPIAVLSILKNYSVRKDLQMNIEGESLFNDGVGMVLFVVILQVINRGYMNVQFDEVIFLFLREALGGIAFGLLIGFLGFQILKRTENNAKTHVMLTIVMASGGYSLAENIHVSPALAMVAAGLYLGNMIHSKSYSKKNLMQLVTFWDVLDEILNGVLFVLLGFFITLINPSVVHIPFAIVTILVVLIARYISVLVPFQLIKHSNKKVNRKTILILTWGGLRGALGIALALSVPPEHFGDLFVFLMYSVALFSIIIQGLTIGKLVKKLDLVNLKDVK from the coding sequence ATGTTTGATTCTTTTGTCATCGTTCTTGCCTTTTCGGCACTTTTTAGTCTTATCAATACCAAATATCTGAAGTTAAGTCCGACCATTGGGATGATGATATTGGCACTTGTTATGTCTGTTTTTATTCTTTTAGTTAAGGAATTTGCACCTTCGGTTTACCAATTTATTCCAACTTTTGAAAGAGATATTCACTTTAGAGAGTTTCTGCTGGAGATTATACTGAGTTTTTTGCTCTTTGCGGGGGCTATGCACATTAACATTAAAGATTTACAAAAGCAGAGAAAAGCCGTTTTTGTTTTTGCGATTTTCGGAACCCTTATTTCAACATTTTTGGTTGGCACACTAACTTTCTATGCAGCTCATTTGTTTTCATTGAACATCCCTTATGTTTATTCTCTATTATTTGGGGCACTCATTTCACCTACCGACCCGATTGCGGTACTTAGTATTTTGAAGAATTACAGTGTGAGAAAAGATCTTCAAATGAATATTGAGGGGGAATCTCTGTTTAATGATGGTGTGGGTATGGTTCTTTTTGTTGTGATCCTGCAAGTTATCAATAGGGGGTATATGAATGTACAGTTTGATGAGGTGATCTTTCTTTTTCTGAGAGAGGCTCTTGGAGGGATTGCTTTTGGTTTGTTAATTGGATTTTTAGGCTTTCAGATTCTTAAAAGAACCGAAAACAATGCGAAGACTCATGTCATGCTAACCATAGTTATGGCATCGGGAGGGTATTCATTAGCTGAAAATATTCATGTTTCACCAGCTTTGGCCATGGTTGCTGCCGGATTATATCTTGGAAACATGATACATAGTAAGTCGTATTCAAAAAAGAATCTGATGCAATTGGTGACATTTTGGGACGTTTTGGATGAAATTTTAAATGGGGTGTTGTTTGTACTGCTTGGATTTTTTATAACATTAATAAACCCTTCAGTTGTTCATATCCCATTTGCCATCGTCACGATACTTGTTGTTTTAATAGCGAGGTATATTTCAGTTTTAGTTCCTTTCCAGCTTATCAAACATTCCAATAAAAAGGTGAACCGAAAAACGATTTTAATCCTGACTTGGGGTGGTTTGAGAGGGGCCTTGGGAATTGCACTAGCCTTATCCGTTCCTCCGGAACATTTTGGTGACTTATTTGTTTTTCTGATGTATTCCGTGGCCTTGTTTTCAATTATTATTCAAGGATTAACAATTGGTAAGTTGGTGAAAAAGCTGGATCTGGTTAATCTGAAGGATGTTAAGTAA
- a CDS encoding LTA synthase family protein has protein sequence MRFKSILQSRYGGLLLFSLIFITLSFLIRTILLIGDFQNSDPGLIHIFQIYLYGLFYDLVTISYFIIPFVFYLLIVPDRIFSTKIHKWISYVFFIITIGILVFSGIGEWFFWEEFSVRYNFIAVDYLVYTHEVISNIRESYPMPIIILGMLLLSAAIFALVKKHFDKSINSESRFVSRLKLSLILWLLPLLAFYSVNKSTAEIMDNTYSNELAHNGIYQIFSAFRNNELDYKAFYKDIDNKEAFTHLRELIKTPNSTFTSEDVLDVTRQITYPGEDKHYNVMLITVESLSGSFFKRFGNTNNITPNLDTIAQQSLFFTNFYATGTRTVRGMEALTLSLPPTPGFSIVKRPHNENMFTLGNVLKSKGYANNFIYAGNGYFDNMNYFFGNSGYDIIDHKDFSSDEITFENAWGVCDEDLFAKATQVADSLYKKGQPFHNFIMTTSNHRPYTYPEGRIDIPSHSGRKGAVKYTDYAIAKFFREAKKHPWFENTIFVVVADHCASSAGKTSLPVKKYHIPLIVYAPAIIKPGENATLASQIDFAPTILGLLNMDYKSKFFGKDILLDQPDRALLGTYQKIGLLQHNQLTVQVPTKRTEAFQVDNLEQHVTQLNQEELRDAITYYQTASYLFHNKLYNFTEK, from the coding sequence ATGAGATTTAAAAGTATTCTGCAATCACGCTACGGAGGTCTGCTCCTATTCAGTCTGATATTTATAACCCTCTCTTTTCTTATTCGAACGATACTCCTGATTGGTGATTTTCAAAATTCAGATCCCGGTTTGATTCACATCTTCCAAATTTATCTGTATGGTTTATTCTACGATTTGGTAACCATTTCGTACTTCATAATTCCCTTTGTATTCTACCTACTAATCGTTCCGGATCGTATTTTTAGTACGAAAATACACAAATGGATTTCTTATGTATTTTTCATTATCACCATAGGTATTCTAGTATTTTCAGGAATTGGTGAGTGGTTCTTTTGGGAAGAATTTAGTGTTCGTTACAATTTTATTGCCGTTGACTACCTGGTGTATACACACGAAGTCATCTCAAATATACGAGAGTCTTACCCAATGCCCATCATTATTCTTGGCATGTTGCTGCTTTCAGCAGCTATTTTCGCTTTGGTAAAAAAACATTTCGATAAAAGTATCAACTCGGAATCTCGCTTTGTTTCCCGTTTAAAACTCAGCCTTATTCTGTGGCTTTTACCCCTACTGGCTTTCTATTCGGTTAATAAAAGCACAGCTGAGATTATGGATAACACCTATTCCAATGAACTCGCTCACAACGGAATCTATCAGATTTTTTCTGCTTTCAGAAACAATGAGTTGGATTATAAAGCCTTTTATAAGGACATCGACAACAAAGAGGCCTTCACTCATCTGCGTGAGCTTATCAAGACCCCAAACAGTACCTTTACCAGCGAGGATGTTCTTGATGTGACCCGTCAGATTACCTATCCAGGTGAGGATAAACATTATAATGTAATGCTGATTACAGTTGAAAGTTTAAGTGGTTCTTTTTTTAAACGCTTTGGTAACACAAACAACATCACGCCTAATTTGGATACCATTGCCCAGCAATCCTTATTTTTCACCAACTTTTATGCAACAGGGACACGTACCGTTCGAGGTATGGAGGCTCTGACCCTGTCTTTACCGCCAACACCTGGTTTTTCTATCGTAAAGCGTCCGCATAACGAAAACATGTTCACCTTAGGTAATGTTCTAAAATCGAAAGGCTATGCCAACAATTTTATTTATGCGGGTAATGGTTATTTCGATAATATGAACTATTTCTTTGGTAATAGCGGGTATGATATTATCGATCACAAAGATTTCTCAAGCGATGAAATTACGTTTGAAAATGCCTGGGGAGTTTGTGATGAAGACTTATTTGCAAAAGCGACACAAGTAGCGGATAGCTTATATAAAAAAGGACAGCCTTTCCACAACTTCATCATGACCACTTCCAATCACCGCCCTTATACCTATCCTGAGGGTCGTATTGATATTCCATCTCATTCGGGAAGAAAGGGCGCTGTAAAATACACCGATTATGCCATTGCTAAATTCTTTCGCGAGGCTAAAAAACATCCCTGGTTTGAGAATACCATCTTTGTTGTGGTCGCAGACCATTGTGCATCGAGTGCAGGAAAAACATCGCTTCCGGTCAAGAAATACCACATTCCTCTAATCGTGTATGCTCCAGCTATTATTAAGCCAGGTGAAAACGCCACATTGGCTTCACAAATCGATTTTGCACCTACAATTCTGGGGCTGTTGAATATGGATTACAAATCGAAATTCTTTGGTAAGGATATTCTGTTGGATCAGCCTGATCGTGCCCTTCTGGGAACCTATCAAAAAATTGGTTTGTTACAACACAATCAACTAACGGTCCAAGTCCCAACTAAAAGAACCGAAGCCTTTCAGGTTGACAATTTGGAACAGCACGTAACGCAACTCAATCAAGAGGAATTACGCGACGCCATTACGTATTACCAAACGGCGAGTTACCTCTTCCATAATAAGCTTTATAATTTCACAGAGAAATAA
- a CDS encoding DUF5686 and carboxypeptidase regulatory-like domain-containing protein has protein sequence MTRNLLSILLLFCSLWGHAQQLSGLISNSEGKPISFANIYIKELATGTTSNIDGEYQLPLPEGKWHLSYRYLGYKTKEVIVNMSKNDLEMNVSLASQTYQLKEVKVLASGEDPAYFVMRKAIAMGDYYSKQVSEYSNMVYLKGSGKVTKVPGLFKKKLAEEGITANKTFVTENISKIHFLLPNKVEEEVISIRSSGLDNEANPMQFITTNLYNTRDDGFISPLDKSAFTVYKFRLESVFEDQGRTINRIKITPKRKGRDLFKGYLNIAEDYWNIHSADLKLKLPMTDVHMRQMYAPVSEDVWMPMSFDFSIKFEGMGFGMNGMYVASIKDYKVTLNPDLDHDYLKQAELAKKQEAAAVAELTNQAESKVLSVKEKKRKDEIQSLLDKNDMSNAEMRKLYRLMEKDNQKEKKIKVKEPLEIKIEKVKMAKDAKEKDSLYWAEMRPIPLSSDEKISFIKKDSISLIRNSPEYKDSVRQANRKFKFKHILFGKTYKYKESQSQLSTPGLLSFDKISFNTVQGITFNAPFSYTKKDTLGHYFDINTDFTYGFSREHLDFSVGGRYRYNGMKRAWLGFEAGSKAVDFNGQTGIDPMLNAMASLYFKDNYLKLYDKNFVNIWHQTDLANGLNLSTKLEYANRKHLVNHSNLSITNPDHKSYSPNIPEGVATNLVGDNKALTFMARLEYTPRHRYSIVKGTKRMTSFHQQPTFALAYRMGVKNLLDSDADYALLQASVKQELPLGFNDYLSYSVKAGRFLNKNKVFFADYHHFNTSKPTLMLGGGLSTFRLLDYYKNSSTNDYAEAHVQYTSDRFILKRLPILNNALAVQERVFANYLTQAGRKNYWEVGYGLSQIFLLLDLEVVWSFDGNQHQDTGLKIKLNF, from the coding sequence ATGACAAGAAATCTACTTAGTATTCTTTTACTCTTCTGCTCATTATGGGGGCATGCACAGCAATTATCAGGGCTTATCAGCAATTCCGAGGGTAAGCCTATTTCTTTTGCCAACATTTATATCAAGGAACTCGCCACAGGAACCACTTCGAATATCGACGGGGAATACCAGTTGCCTTTGCCTGAGGGAAAGTGGCATCTTTCTTATCGTTATTTGGGTTATAAAACCAAAGAGGTGATAGTGAATATGTCGAAGAATGATTTGGAGATGAATGTCTCACTTGCTTCACAAACCTACCAACTGAAAGAGGTTAAGGTTTTGGCTAGTGGTGAGGATCCTGCTTATTTTGTGATGAGAAAGGCCATAGCCATGGGGGACTATTACAGTAAGCAGGTGAGTGAATACAGCAATATGGTTTATCTAAAAGGTTCGGGTAAAGTGACCAAGGTGCCGGGCCTTTTTAAAAAGAAGCTGGCCGAGGAGGGCATTACAGCCAACAAAACCTTTGTGACAGAGAATATTTCTAAAATCCATTTTCTTTTACCCAATAAGGTTGAGGAAGAAGTGATTTCAATCCGATCTTCGGGTTTGGATAATGAGGCTAACCCGATGCAATTTATCACAACCAATTTGTATAATACCCGTGATGATGGTTTTATCTCGCCATTGGACAAATCGGCTTTCACGGTTTATAAGTTTCGACTGGAATCGGTGTTCGAAGATCAGGGACGGACAATAAACCGGATTAAGATCACGCCAAAGCGAAAAGGGAGGGATTTGTTTAAGGGCTATTTGAATATTGCGGAAGATTATTGGAACATTCACTCTGCCGATTTAAAATTGAAACTGCCTATGACTGATGTGCACATGCGTCAAATGTATGCGCCCGTGAGCGAGGATGTTTGGATGCCCATGAGTTTTGATTTTAGTATTAAGTTTGAGGGAATGGGTTTTGGTATGAACGGGATGTATGTGGCTTCGATTAAGGATTATAAAGTGACATTGAATCCAGATTTGGATCATGACTATTTGAAACAAGCGGAGCTTGCCAAAAAACAGGAAGCCGCAGCAGTTGCTGAATTGACTAACCAAGCTGAATCGAAAGTTTTATCGGTGAAGGAGAAAAAGCGGAAAGATGAGATTCAGAGCTTATTGGATAAAAATGATATGAGCAATGCCGAGATGCGCAAACTCTATCGTTTAATGGAAAAAGATAATCAGAAAGAGAAAAAAATAAAGGTGAAGGAGCCTTTGGAAATTAAGATTGAAAAGGTGAAAATGGCTAAGGATGCCAAAGAGAAAGATTCTTTGTATTGGGCTGAGATGCGTCCGATACCCTTGTCAAGCGATGAAAAAATCAGTTTTATAAAAAAGGATTCCATCAGCCTGATTCGAAATAGTCCTGAGTATAAGGATTCAGTCCGTCAGGCCAATCGGAAGTTTAAGTTCAAGCATATACTCTTCGGAAAAACGTATAAGTACAAAGAGAGTCAGTCCCAATTGTCGACTCCGGGTTTGCTAAGTTTTGATAAGATTTCCTTCAATACGGTGCAGGGGATTACATTTAATGCGCCATTTTCCTATACCAAGAAGGATACCCTGGGACACTACTTTGATATCAATACCGATTTCACCTATGGGTTCTCAAGAGAACATCTTGATTTTTCAGTGGGAGGCCGATACCGTTACAATGGGATGAAGCGGGCCTGGCTTGGTTTTGAAGCCGGAAGTAAAGCGGTTGATTTTAACGGACAAACGGGGATCGATCCCATGCTGAATGCGATGGCTTCGCTTTATTTTAAGGATAATTACCTGAAGCTTTACGATAAGAATTTTGTGAACATATGGCATCAGACTGATTTAGCCAATGGGTTAAACCTATCCACCAAGCTGGAATATGCAAATAGAAAACACTTGGTTAACCATTCAAATCTTTCTATAACTAATCCCGATCATAAGTCATATAGTCCAAATATCCCGGAGGGCGTAGCGACCAATTTAGTTGGAGATAACAAAGCTTTAACTTTTATGGCCAGGTTGGAGTACACGCCACGCCATCGTTATTCAATAGTTAAGGGTACAAAACGAATGACTTCATTTCATCAACAACCAACTTTTGCTTTAGCATATCGGATGGGAGTTAAAAATCTTTTGGATTCGGATGCCGATTATGCTTTGTTGCAGGCTTCTGTCAAACAAGAATTGCCTTTGGGTTTCAACGATTATTTGTCTTACTCTGTTAAAGCCGGGCGTTTTCTGAATAAAAACAAAGTGTTCTTTGCCGACTATCATCATTTTAATACCAGTAAACCAACATTGATGTTGGGTGGAGGTTTGAGCACCTTTCGCCTGTTGGATTACTACAAAAACTCAAGTACAAACGATTATGCTGAGGCACATGTCCAATATACTTCGGATCGGTTTATATTGAAGCGTTTGCCGATTCTTAACAATGCTTTGGCGGTACAGGAAAGGGTGTTTGCCAATTATTTAACTCAAGCAGGACGGAAGAACTATTGGGAAGTGGGCTATGGTTTGTCGCAGATTTTCTTGTTACTTGATCTCGAAGTGGTTTGGAGTTTTGATGGCAATCAACATCAGGACACGGGTCTTAAAATTAAGTTGAATTTTTAA
- a CDS encoding insulinase family protein, which translates to MKRNIAYFFLVAVFAVFTACSPKEKFQSGEKYHGFTLVEKKFVEEVNANCLLFKHDKSGARLLKIAADDQNKLFNIAFKTTPQNDCGTPHIMEHSVLNGSKNFPVKSPFDILIKGSLNTFLNAMTGADFTTFPVASMNDKDYFNLMHVYLDAVFNPNLLTDPKILQQEGWHHELASKDDEVVYKGVVYNEMKGAFSNPGRELGYQINKILFPDNTYGVSSGGYPKAIPQLTQEAFVNFHKKYYHPGNSYILLYGNADLDKELQFIDKEYLANYNLSNEKIEIPMQKPFDKMKEAEKTYAVADGASTKDKTFLNMSFVAGEGTDIALSLTFDVLADALVNHESAPLRLALQEAGIGRDVSAYYNSAKQGVFDITVENANPEDKDKFKEIVFSTMKTVAEKGFDKTMVEGILNRMEFNMKEGNTPQKGMMYLLQSYQSWMFADNPFPGLEYNKPLEEAKKALTTNILETTTTKYLVNNPHALLMVLKPEPGLQAKLTAETKAELKAFKDGLSEEEKEKLIEQTKELIAHQKKEDTPEAMATVPMLELADISSDIEWFDIDKKNISDVEVLHHNTFTNNILYSNLYFDIRTLPKELIPYAELLSSFLGKLNTENYTYGELDNALNIQTGGFSTYTTTFLENHSDDKIIPKFAVYTKATAEKAGKMFELANEIINHSKLNDKDRLKELLTRHQSRVESNIKNYGLGYAMTRLRSYYSTYGAYSEKTSGLDYYRFVTDLSENFDTKSDELIANLEKTAALLFTKKNTIGSVTCDEKDFMAYTTGIKTLTSNLKDEPVSLNNWKFDFKKKNEGLKTASKVQYVVKGYDLKKLGYEYNGKMRVLNQVLSTDWLQKQIRVIGGAYGGFAGISNSGNVYFASYRDPNLSETINNYNKTPEYLEKFDADAKEMTRYIIGTISRMDGPMTASQRGKRAIQYYFEKTTPEELKTERAAVLSTTPEDIKEMKKMVEDILAQNAICVYGNETKVNENAKLFGKVISLKE; encoded by the coding sequence ATGAAAAGAAACATTGCATATTTCTTTCTTGTGGCAGTATTCGCTGTATTTACAGCCTGTAGCCCCAAAGAGAAATTTCAATCAGGCGAGAAATACCATGGATTTACTCTGGTTGAGAAAAAATTTGTGGAAGAAGTCAATGCCAACTGCCTGCTGTTTAAACATGACAAAAGCGGGGCTCGATTGCTTAAAATTGCTGCCGACGATCAGAATAAGTTGTTTAATATCGCATTTAAAACAACCCCTCAAAACGATTGTGGCACGCCACATATCATGGAGCACTCCGTATTGAATGGCTCAAAGAATTTCCCTGTAAAAAGTCCTTTTGATATTCTGATAAAAGGTTCCTTAAATACCTTTCTGAATGCCATGACAGGTGCTGATTTCACCACCTTTCCGGTAGCAAGTATGAACGATAAGGATTATTTCAACCTGATGCATGTTTATCTTGATGCGGTTTTTAACCCAAATCTTCTTACCGATCCTAAAATTCTTCAGCAAGAAGGCTGGCACCACGAGTTGGCAAGCAAGGACGATGAAGTTGTGTACAAGGGTGTGGTTTATAACGAAATGAAGGGAGCTTTCTCAAACCCAGGCAGAGAATTGGGTTACCAGATTAATAAAATCCTTTTCCCGGATAATACCTATGGTGTTTCATCAGGAGGTTACCCTAAAGCGATTCCTCAACTTACTCAGGAAGCTTTTGTAAACTTTCACAAAAAGTATTACCACCCAGGCAACAGCTACATTTTATTATATGGTAATGCTGATTTAGACAAGGAGCTACAGTTTATCGACAAAGAGTACTTGGCGAACTACAATTTATCAAATGAGAAAATTGAGATTCCTATGCAAAAGCCATTTGATAAAATGAAGGAAGCTGAGAAAACCTATGCTGTAGCTGATGGAGCCTCAACTAAAGATAAAACATTCTTAAATATGAGTTTTGTAGCTGGCGAAGGTACCGATATTGCTTTAAGCTTAACCTTCGATGTTTTAGCCGATGCTTTGGTTAACCATGAATCAGCTCCTCTACGCCTGGCTTTACAAGAAGCTGGAATTGGACGAGACGTGAGTGCTTATTACAATTCAGCTAAACAAGGTGTTTTCGACATTACAGTAGAAAATGCGAACCCTGAGGATAAAGACAAATTCAAAGAGATCGTTTTTTCTACCATGAAAACCGTTGCCGAAAAAGGGTTTGATAAAACCATGGTTGAAGGCATTCTGAATCGTATGGAATTCAACATGAAAGAAGGCAATACGCCACAAAAAGGGATGATGTATTTATTACAATCCTATCAAAGCTGGATGTTTGCCGATAATCCATTCCCAGGCCTGGAATATAATAAACCTTTGGAAGAAGCTAAAAAAGCACTGACTACAAATATTCTTGAAACAACCACAACCAAATATCTGGTAAACAACCCACATGCCTTATTGATGGTTTTAAAGCCTGAACCTGGTTTACAAGCGAAATTAACTGCTGAAACAAAAGCAGAGTTAAAAGCGTTTAAAGATGGCTTAAGCGAAGAAGAAAAGGAAAAGCTAATTGAGCAGACTAAAGAATTGATTGCACACCAGAAAAAAGAGGATACACCTGAAGCAATGGCTACTGTCCCAATGCTTGAATTGGCAGATATCAGTAGTGATATTGAGTGGTTTGACATCGATAAAAAGAATATTTCTGACGTAGAGGTCTTACACCACAACACCTTCACTAACAATATTCTATATAGCAACTTGTATTTCGATATCCGCACATTGCCTAAGGAGCTTATTCCTTATGCAGAACTCTTATCTTCATTCTTAGGAAAATTAAATACAGAAAATTACACCTACGGTGAACTGGATAATGCGTTGAATATTCAAACAGGTGGTTTCAGCACATACACAACCACTTTCCTTGAAAATCACTCTGATGATAAGATCATTCCAAAATTTGCCGTTTATACTAAGGCTACAGCTGAAAAGGCTGGGAAAATGTTTGAATTGGCTAATGAAATCATTAATCATTCAAAACTAAACGATAAAGATCGTTTGAAAGAACTGCTTACCCGTCACCAATCGAGAGTTGAGTCTAACATTAAAAATTACGGTTTAGGTTATGCCATGACTCGCCTTCGTTCGTATTACTCAACATATGGTGCGTACAGCGAGAAAACAAGTGGCTTGGACTACTACCGCTTCGTGACTGATTTATCGGAGAATTTCGATACTAAAAGCGACGAGCTTATTGCAAATCTTGAAAAAACAGCTGCTTTACTTTTCACCAAAAAAAATACGATTGGTTCTGTAACCTGTGATGAAAAAGATTTTATGGCTTACACTACAGGCATTAAAACCCTTACTTCAAATCTTAAAGATGAGCCAGTTAGTTTAAACAATTGGAAATTCGATTTCAAAAAGAAAAACGAAGGTTTAAAAACGGCATCAAAGGTACAGTATGTAGTTAAAGGTTATGACTTGAAAAAGCTGGGATACGAATACAATGGTAAAATGAGAGTTCTAAACCAAGTGCTTTCAACCGACTGGCTACAAAAGCAGATACGAGTTATTGGTGGTGCTTATGGCGGTTTTGCCGGCATTTCGAATAGCGGTAATGTTTATTTCGCTTCTTACCGCGATCCGAATTTATCAGAAACCATCAATAATTATAACAAAACTCCGGAGTATTTGGAAAAGTTTGATGCCGATGCAAAAGAGATGACCCGTTATATTATTGGTACAATTTCTCGTATGGATGGCCCGATGACAGCTTCACAAAGAGGAAAACGTGCGATTCAGTATTACTTCGAGAAAACAACACCCGAAGAGTTAAAAACTGAGCGTGCTGCCGTTTTGTCAACTACACCTGAAGATATTAAAGAAATGAAAAAAATGGTGGAAGACATTTTAGCACAAAATGCTATTTGTGTGTATGGTAACGAAACAAAAGTAAACGAAAATGCAAAACTTTTTGGCAAAGTTATCAGCCTTAAAGAGTAA
- a CDS encoding sigma-70 family RNA polymerase sigma factor, whose protein sequence is MDKAFLETLVYLHTKDLYSWAFYNTLRTDIAEDLVQETFLTALEKIDQLKEDSSSKTWLFSILDLKIIDFYRTKLNSNGLPQTNELPIFFNQQKTWYSHKKPQFWHQNEKDVLKDEEFQFILTRCLETLPENWQTCVKLKYLSEKKGENIWQEMGINTTHFWQIVHRAKLKLRNCIETHWLKK, encoded by the coding sequence ATGGACAAAGCGTTTTTAGAAACACTGGTTTATCTTCATACTAAGGACCTCTACTCTTGGGCCTTTTATAATACGCTGCGAACTGATATTGCAGAAGATCTGGTGCAAGAAACCTTTCTGACCGCTTTAGAAAAAATTGACCAGCTTAAAGAGGATAGTTCGTCCAAAACCTGGTTATTCTCAATACTAGACCTTAAAATCATCGATTTTTATCGCACGAAACTCAACTCAAACGGTTTACCCCAAACCAACGAACTACCCATTTTCTTTAATCAACAGAAGACCTGGTATTCTCACAAGAAACCACAATTTTGGCATCAAAATGAAAAGGACGTTCTTAAGGATGAAGAATTCCAATTTATTCTTACAAGATGCCTTGAGACTTTACCCGAAAATTGGCAAACCTGTGTAAAACTTAAATATCTATCAGAAAAAAAAGGTGAGAATATTTGGCAGGAAATGGGAATAAACACGACTCATTTTTGGCAAATCGTTCATCGAGCCAAACTAAAACTGAGAAATTGTATTGAAACCCACTGGCTAAAAAAATAA